A DNA window from Coffea arabica cultivar ET-39 chromosome 6c, Coffea Arabica ET-39 HiFi, whole genome shotgun sequence contains the following coding sequences:
- the LOC140003703 gene encoding zinc finger CCCH domain-containing protein 46-like isoform X2, translating into MPPKKELCRNFLRGSCQYGDRCKFLHAAQTPARQNPFGLGMQTGNQFQHANLQQQKPNPFGFGVQNSSQPRGAGDFSSKQNQFKAFENKWTRSSQANTGNSAASRQPDNQPPSHKCTDPESCKRQILEDFENERPLWKLTCYGHSKYGPCDIVGDISYEEFRATAYDDAKRGLSLQSIVERERNLLNSKLVEFDSLLRSPYKGSSNSAIGLQSPFPISARNTSVSAQNSNPPSFSSFSQLGTSLGGGATASPNNFFGQQHAFQSTSQTSSTFKMTNSPFQNSGFGSQLPFQTLQSPFASGSTSFGNSSVNTVQNPLFASTVSAQTSTLSNASNNNMKSGFASFSNSSVQNPFSTSTVSSQSSIFGDNTNALFSVNANVNEVGLSAGNIDLKLTTPEENLNGDNSIWRKEEWGIGEIPEAEPPVEYCR; encoded by the exons ATGCCTCCCAAGAAAGAACTCTGTAGGAATTTTCTCCGTGGCAG CTGTCAATATGGTGATCGTTGCAAATTCCTTCATGCTGCTCAAACACCTGCAAGACAAAATCCATTTGGGTTAGGCATGCAAACTGGCAACCAATTTCAGCATGCAAATCTGCAACAGCAAAAGCCAAAtccttttggatttggtgtCCAAAACAGTTCTCAGCCTAGAGGAGCTGGTGATTTTAGTTCGAAACAAAATCAATTCAAG GCTTTTGAAAACAAGTGGACTCGCTCTTCCCAAGCAAACACGGGGAATTCTGCTGCATCAAGGCAACCTGATAATCAGCCACCCTCTCACAA GTGCACGGATCCTGAGTCATGCAAACGCCAGATTCTTGAAGACTTTGAAAATGAGAGACCTTTGTGGAAGCTAACTTGCTACGGTCACTCTAAATA TGGCCCTTGTGACATTGTTGGCGACATCAGTTATGAAGAGTTTCGAGCAACAGCATATGATGATGCTAAACGTGGATTGAGTTTGCAATCAATT GTTGAGAGGGAGAGGAACTTACTTAATTCTAAGTTAGTGGAATTTGACAGCCTACTGCGCAGTCCATACAAAGGCTCATCAAATTCTGCCATTGGTCTTCAAAGTCCTTTTCCTATAAGTGCACGGAATACCTCAGTTAGTGCTCAAAACAGTAATCCACCTTCGTTCTCAAGTTTTAGTCAATTGGGCACATCACTTGGTGGAGG TGCTACTGCTTCACCCAACAATTTTTTTGGTCAACAGCATGCTTTTCAGAGCACCAGTCAGACGTCAAGCACGTTTAAAATGACTAACTCACCATTTCAAAATTCAG GTTTTGGCAGCCAACTTCCTTTCCAGACACTTCAAAGTCCCTTCGCGTCGGGTTCCACAAGCTTCGGCAATAGTTCAGTAAATACTGTGCAGAACCCATTGTTTGCTTCAACTGTCTCAGCACAGACTTCTACACTGTCAAATGCGTCTAATAATAACATGAAGTCTGGTTTTGCAAGCTTCAGCAACAGTTCTGTGCAGAACCCATTTTCTACTTCAACTGTCTCATCACAGAGTTCTATATTTGGTGATAATACGAATGCACTTTTCAGTGTTAATGCTAATGTGAATGAAGTTGGATTGTCCGCAGGCAACATTGACTTGAA GTTGACCACACCAGAGGAGAATCTTAATGGGGATAACAGTATCTGGAGGAAAGAGGAGTGGGGCATTGGAGAG ATCCCAGAAGCAGAACCTCCAGTTGAGTATTGCAGGTAG
- the LOC140003703 gene encoding zinc finger CCCH domain-containing protein 46-like isoform X1 — MPPKKELCRNFLRGSCQYGDRCKFLHAAQTPARQNPFGLGMQTGNQFQHANLQQQKPNPFGFGVQNSSQPRGAGDFSSKQNQFKAFENKWTRSSQANTGNSAASRQPDNQPPSHKCTDPESCKRQILEDFENERPLWKLTCYGHSKYGPCDIVGDISYEEFRATAYDDAKRGLSLQSIVERERNLLNSKLVEFDSLLRSPYKGSSNSAIGLQSPFPISARNTSVSAQNSNPPSFSSFSQLGTSLGGGATASPNNFFGQQHAFQSTSQTSSTFKMTNSPFQNSGFGSQLPFQTLQSPFASGSTSFGNSSVNTVQNPLFASTVSAQTSTLSNASNNNMKSGFASFSNSSVQNPFSTSTVSSQSSIFGDNTNALFSVNANVNEVGLSAGNIDLNRLTTPEENLNGDNSIWRKEEWGIGEIPEAEPPVEYCR; from the exons ATGCCTCCCAAGAAAGAACTCTGTAGGAATTTTCTCCGTGGCAG CTGTCAATATGGTGATCGTTGCAAATTCCTTCATGCTGCTCAAACACCTGCAAGACAAAATCCATTTGGGTTAGGCATGCAAACTGGCAACCAATTTCAGCATGCAAATCTGCAACAGCAAAAGCCAAAtccttttggatttggtgtCCAAAACAGTTCTCAGCCTAGAGGAGCTGGTGATTTTAGTTCGAAACAAAATCAATTCAAG GCTTTTGAAAACAAGTGGACTCGCTCTTCCCAAGCAAACACGGGGAATTCTGCTGCATCAAGGCAACCTGATAATCAGCCACCCTCTCACAA GTGCACGGATCCTGAGTCATGCAAACGCCAGATTCTTGAAGACTTTGAAAATGAGAGACCTTTGTGGAAGCTAACTTGCTACGGTCACTCTAAATA TGGCCCTTGTGACATTGTTGGCGACATCAGTTATGAAGAGTTTCGAGCAACAGCATATGATGATGCTAAACGTGGATTGAGTTTGCAATCAATT GTTGAGAGGGAGAGGAACTTACTTAATTCTAAGTTAGTGGAATTTGACAGCCTACTGCGCAGTCCATACAAAGGCTCATCAAATTCTGCCATTGGTCTTCAAAGTCCTTTTCCTATAAGTGCACGGAATACCTCAGTTAGTGCTCAAAACAGTAATCCACCTTCGTTCTCAAGTTTTAGTCAATTGGGCACATCACTTGGTGGAGG TGCTACTGCTTCACCCAACAATTTTTTTGGTCAACAGCATGCTTTTCAGAGCACCAGTCAGACGTCAAGCACGTTTAAAATGACTAACTCACCATTTCAAAATTCAG GTTTTGGCAGCCAACTTCCTTTCCAGACACTTCAAAGTCCCTTCGCGTCGGGTTCCACAAGCTTCGGCAATAGTTCAGTAAATACTGTGCAGAACCCATTGTTTGCTTCAACTGTCTCAGCACAGACTTCTACACTGTCAAATGCGTCTAATAATAACATGAAGTCTGGTTTTGCAAGCTTCAGCAACAGTTCTGTGCAGAACCCATTTTCTACTTCAACTGTCTCATCACAGAGTTCTATATTTGGTGATAATACGAATGCACTTTTCAGTGTTAATGCTAATGTGAATGAAGTTGGATTGTCCGCAGGCAACATTGACTTGAA CAGGTTGACCACACCAGAGGAGAATCTTAATGGGGATAACAGTATCTGGAGGAAAGAGGAGTGGGGCATTGGAGAG ATCCCAGAAGCAGAACCTCCAGTTGAGTATTGCAGGTAG